One window of the Methanomassiliicoccaceae archaeon DOK genome contains the following:
- the rnz gene encoding ribonuclease Z, which produces MMEILFLGTSAAVPSKEHSTSCIAVRSGSDILLLDCGEGSQRQLMLSPFSFMKIRAVLITHLHGDHVFGLPGLIQTMSLSNRTEPLLVCGPPGTSHALDAMMSVTEGEATYDVEVVEVSGGEVLDVKGMAVRPYATDHGIASVGYVVQDRERPGKLDADKARSMGVTSGRDMARLKNGETVNGVRPEDVIGPVIPGYRVAYSGDTRPCGSESDAVAGADVIVHEATYMDSEASQAADHFHTTALQAGEVARDAGARYLILTHISNRYDDRSAVEAEARSVFPESYVAEDMAMYTLSSSGLRFDGVFDRSA; this is translated from the coding sequence CTGATGGAGATCCTGTTTCTGGGGACGAGCGCCGCGGTGCCGTCCAAGGAGCACTCCACCTCATGCATAGCCGTGAGGAGCGGATCTGACATCCTCCTCCTCGACTGCGGGGAGGGATCGCAGCGTCAGCTGATGCTCTCGCCCTTCTCTTTCATGAAGATCAGGGCAGTCCTCATCACACATCTGCACGGCGACCACGTTTTCGGTCTGCCGGGTCTGATCCAGACGATGAGCCTCTCCAACCGCACCGAGCCTCTGCTGGTGTGCGGGCCTCCCGGCACCTCCCATGCGCTCGACGCGATGATGTCGGTGACGGAGGGGGAGGCGACTTACGATGTCGAGGTCGTCGAGGTGTCCGGCGGGGAGGTCCTGGATGTGAAGGGGATGGCCGTGAGGCCGTACGCCACCGACCACGGCATAGCGTCGGTGGGATACGTTGTCCAGGACCGCGAGAGGCCGGGGAAGCTGGATGCCGACAAGGCGCGCTCGATGGGCGTGACCTCGGGGCGCGACATGGCTCGTCTCAAGAACGGCGAGACGGTGAACGGGGTCCGTCCGGAGGACGTCATCGGCCCCGTGATCCCGGGGTACAGGGTCGCGTACAGCGGGGACACCCGTCCCTGCGGGTCCGAATCCGATGCGGTCGCTGGTGCTGACGTCATCGTCCACGAGGCGACCTACATGGACTCGGAGGCGTCGCAGGCCGCGGACCACTTCCACACCACGGCTCTCCAGGCCGGGGAGGTGGCCAGGGACGCCGGCGCCAGATATCTCATACTGACGCACATAAGCAACCGTTACGACGACCGTTCCGCCGTGGAGGCCGAGGCCAGGTCCGTGTTCCCGGAATCATACGTGGCGGAGGACATGGCCATGTACACCCTGTCGTCATCGGGCCTCCGCTTCGACGGGGTCTTCGACAGGAGCGCCTGA
- a CDS encoding CBS domain-containing protein — MRKSLDVTQTELAAASGVSQSTIAKIERGRMSASYETVVKLFETLEGMRKSEKRDLTAADVASDKVVTVQSTDKVHQASDLMRATGYSQLPVLKGDIPVGSISERGIFELLRQGSTMDQLAQTVIAKVMDESYPVVADSTPMSSVTSLMSSSGAVLVSKKGKIVGMITSADILKLI; from the coding sequence ATACGCAAGTCCCTGGACGTCACCCAGACCGAGCTCGCCGCCGCCTCCGGTGTCAGCCAGAGCACCATCGCGAAGATAGAGCGCGGGAGGATGTCCGCCAGCTACGAGACCGTCGTGAAGCTCTTCGAGACCCTCGAGGGCATGAGGAAGAGCGAGAAGAGGGACCTGACCGCCGCGGACGTGGCATCCGACAAGGTCGTCACCGTCCAGAGCACCGACAAGGTGCACCAGGCCTCCGACCTCATGAGGGCAACCGGGTACTCCCAGCTCCCGGTACTGAAGGGCGACATCCCGGTCGGGAGCATCTCGGAGAGGGGGATCTTCGAGCTCCTGAGGCAGGGGTCCACCATGGATCAGCTCGCACAGACGGTGATCGCGAAGGTCATGGACGAGTCGTACCCAGTCGTGGCGGACAGCACGCCGATGTCCTCCGTCACGTCGCTCATGAGCAGCAGCGGCGCGGTCCTGGTCTCGAAGAAGGGGAAGATCGTCGGCATGATAACCAGCGCCGACATCCTGAAGCTTATCTGA
- a CDS encoding methionine adenosyltransferase, which translates to MSKNIYVEGLNEIPVPMKKVEIVERKGIGHPDSVADALAEEVSKALCKMYKKEFGHVLHHNTDETQIAAGQAAPAFGGGHIIDPSYILLVGRATTHVGEGKDLKSLPCKPVALKAAREYLRKTFPNLDVDSEIILDAKLGMGSDDLTGVYKASGHLANDTSFGVGYAPFSITDRLVLQTEEYINGVMKKDLPETGQDVKVMASRVGDDITMTVACAMIDKRIDDADHYKSSIEQLYNKVYDNALKIIGSEKVNFKLDINTGDDYDRGVYYLTCTGMSQEMGDDGSVGRGNRCNGLITPYRPMSMEATSGKNPITHIGKIYNVMSKLIADDVAAKVTNEAEIRVRLLSQIGKPVSEPLNASVQIVLPDAETNPNLPKWKSEAEAIAADWLDNVDKVSDMIIEGKVRTF; encoded by the coding sequence ATGAGTAAGAACATCTACGTAGAGGGTCTCAACGAGATCCCCGTCCCCATGAAAAAGGTAGAGATCGTCGAGAGGAAAGGAATCGGACACCCCGACAGTGTCGCCGATGCCCTCGCGGAGGAGGTCAGCAAGGCCCTCTGCAAGATGTACAAGAAGGAGTTCGGCCACGTCCTCCACCACAACACCGACGAGACGCAGATCGCAGCCGGTCAGGCGGCCCCTGCCTTCGGAGGCGGACACATCATCGACCCCTCCTACATCCTGCTCGTCGGACGCGCCACCACACACGTCGGAGAGGGCAAGGACCTCAAGTCCCTCCCCTGCAAGCCCGTCGCGCTGAAGGCCGCCAGGGAGTACCTGAGGAAGACCTTCCCCAACCTGGACGTCGACTCCGAGATCATCCTCGACGCCAAGCTCGGAATGGGATCCGACGACCTGACCGGTGTCTACAAGGCATCCGGGCACCTCGCCAACGACACTTCCTTCGGAGTCGGATACGCCCCCTTCTCCATCACAGACAGGCTCGTCCTCCAGACCGAGGAGTACATCAACGGCGTCATGAAGAAGGACCTGCCCGAGACCGGACAGGACGTCAAGGTCATGGCCTCCAGGGTCGGAGACGACATCACCATGACCGTCGCCTGCGCCATGATCGACAAGCGCATCGACGACGCAGACCACTACAAGTCCTCCATCGAGCAGCTGTACAACAAGGTCTACGACAACGCCCTCAAGATCATCGGCAGCGAGAAGGTCAACTTCAAGCTCGACATCAACACCGGAGACGACTACGACCGCGGAGTGTACTACCTCACATGCACCGGAATGTCCCAGGAGATGGGAGACGACGGATCCGTCGGAAGGGGCAACAGGTGCAACGGTCTGATTACCCCCTACAGGCCCATGTCCATGGAGGCCACCTCCGGAAAGAACCCCATCACCCACATCGGAAAGATCTACAACGTGATGTCCAAGCTCATCGCCGACGACGTCGCCGCCAAGGTCACCAACGAGGCCGAGATCAGGGTCAGGCTTCTGTCCCAGATCGGAAAGCCCGTCTCCGAGCCCCTCAACGCGTCCGTGCAGATCGTCCTGCCCGACGCCGAGACCAACCCCAACCTGCCCAAGTGGAAGTCCGAGGCCGAGGCCATCGCCGCCGACTGGCTGGACAACGTGGACAAGGTTTCCGACATGATCATCGAGGGCAAGGTCCGCACTTTCTGA